The stretch of DNA TGCAACATATACTTAACTACATTAAGATATACTTAAGTATATACATTAACTACATTAACATATACTTAACTACTTAACTGCTCTTTAACAAGGTTCGTCTATAGATTTATTAATGTCCATAGGAAACCTCCAGTAGCATTAAGACACATAAATGTTTATCTGTGTTTTAAGATGTGCATAGCACAAGCAGACTTGCAaactttaaattctttctgtttgtttatttaagcTTGTAATTTATTCCTAAtgagactttttaaaaacaaattaattctaCAATTTGATGCTATttaacaactaaaaaaaaaaagcaaatattaatgtatcctctaaacattttcttttttttttatcttagcTGAAGGCTAATGTTTACTTCTCATTGTGTATTCTAGCACTTTATGAAAATGCATGCTGAAAAGAAGCACAAATGTGATAAATGTAGTAACTCCTATGGTACAGAGTGGTATTTGAAACGGCACATAGAGGTCTGTGGCAAGACTTTCCAGTGTACTTGTGGGTGCCCTTATGCCAGCAGAACAGCATTGTTGTCTCATATTTACAGAACTGGCCATGAAATTCCTGCAGAACACAGGTAAAAATGAAGCGGTTAAGTAATACTTCTGTTCATCACCAAGTTCTCTGACTGgctttttgtctcctttctgTTGATTAAATTGGAAATAGGCTTACATTATTTTAGCTGTAAAGCAGTTTGCAGtttctttgttctgttgcttttggtagtttctgttttgttgaaGGCAAGGATGATTGTCTAATCAATTAGATTAGGTTTCCCtacatgtaaaacaaaaagtacTGATGACACTGCACTGCATGGCATAAATGCTGGTGGTTCTTGTTGTATCTGCTTTTACAGTTCTGTGAGAATAGAGattatttggaaatgtttataGCTGGTAACTGGTGTGGAATGCagttcagattattttcttttatagtcTAGTTATCTTTGCAAGTACTGGtggggtgtttttctttttttctttttttttttttttaatggctgtatACGCATGTCCAGATTTAAAGTTGTCTTAATGTATACATACATTTCATAAAGGGTAGTCTGTTTCCTGAGGCCTAACCTGTCTGGTTTGGAGATACAACTGCTGCAAAATCAAGTTTTGTGTGAAGGAGTGCTAACTGTATTTTGGTTTCCATGAGAGACTTTTGCCTGTacactaattttaaaagctctgtCCCTTCAATGCTCAGTCTGAGTTAGCATCAAAGTAACAAATTAAACATGTCTTCAATTAGAGTACTTAACGTATGAGGGGGAAGAAACCATCTAAACTTCCACCTTCATTTAGAAATAGGTCTCCATAGAGGGGgtaaccttttttctttttgaaatgggAGAGTGAAGAATGAAATCTTACAGAACTGAAGTTCATGGagtctttttatattttaatcagGATTAGTTGCCTTCTCCATACCCAACCTCATCTGCGACTTCAGTTTATATTTTCAATGCAATGACTCAAAGGAATGGAAGGCAGGTGTTTTGTGCTTGAAAGGAGTATAAATTATTGATCTCGTGTTCACAGGGATCCTCCtagtaagaaaaggaaaatggaaaccTCTATACATAATCAGCAGTtggcagagaaagcaaatgaagcatTCATCAACGCACACAATAATAATCCTGGCACTCAGGAATTGGAGTCCTCTGAAGTGAAACTAGCAGCCTCTCTTGAAGGCTCCTGCAGTTCTAACCTCACAAACCAAATGCAGCCAAAATGTACGCTGAAGATGCTCTTACCAAAGCCCAAAGTGGCTTTGGTTAAACTTCCAGTGATGCAGCTTGCTCACTTGCCTATATATGTATCTGCAACAGACTCTTCTGTCAAACCTGCTGTAGTGGCTGTTGATAATCAAGGTTCATTTATAAGTACTGTTCATTTATTGCCTCAATTGATAGGAATTCTGATTCCAGCACTGGAGGCAGAAACACTTGTATTTAAAGACAGTATGCCTGTTTCAAAAGTGACAAATTCTGGTGATCGTGAACCAGTAAGTACTGGTATACAAGTTGAGTTGGATACGGTTACATTGAGTAACACAGGGCAAGAGATGGGGAATATTTgtcagaagaataaaatttctTCAATAAATATACAGACTGACTTATCTTATATTTCACAGAACTTTGTACCAGCTGCAGCCTGGACTCCCAGTTCTTCTGTATCCTCTTGCTCTCAGACAGATCTGTCATTCAGTTCACAGGTTTCGCTGCCCATCAGTGTACAAACACAGACGCTGCTGCCTGCTTCCAAACTGACTTCATCCATAGCTGCTCAGACTGATGCTTTTAGTCAGGTTTGTTTTCCAATGTGTGGCATTTCTAGAGAGACTCAAACCAGTAGGACACAGGACTCTATTGATGGAAGGGTGCAGGTGGACCAGGCTGTGATGTGCAGTGACATCTTTGACAATGTTCATTCATCATATAATGTTTCTACTCACATTGAACTTCCAGAAAGCAACTTAATGCCTGCAAATATAGATCAAACCTTGCTGCAAAGAAATAATTGCAAGAGCCTGAATCAAGATACAGTGAAGTCTGAATCCCTTATCAGCTTCAGTACACAGCCTAATATACTTCCACCTCAAAATACGATGGATAATCAAACCCAGACAATGGACTTGCTAAGTGATctggaaaacatcttttcaggAAACATGCCTGGCCAGACACTGGATAATCGTGGCCTTTTGTCTGAGACAAGTTCTAACACTGACATGCATCTGCCATCTGGTCCATCGCAGAGCACAGGAATAGACTTTGACATTGAAGAGTTCTTTTCAGCATCCAATATTCAAACTCAGACTGAAGAGAGTGAGTTTGGTACCCTGAACCCTGAGCCAGTTTTGGAGTCACTGGACATTGAAACTCAGactgatttcttattttcagatAGTGCAACTCAATCATATAGCTGCCGAGGAAATTCTAACTTCTTAGGTTTGGAGATGTTTGAtacacagacacagacagacTTGAATTTCTTCTTGGACAGTAATACCCATCTGCCTTTAGGAAGTATTCTGAAGCAGTCTAGTTTCTCCATGAGTACTGACTCATCTGATACAGAAACCCAGA from Strigops habroptila isolate Jane chromosome W, bStrHab1.2.pri, whole genome shotgun sequence encodes:
- the LOC115619174 gene encoding ATM interactor-like, whose protein sequence is MLSFIHKPIELSTSQLLLQDGKLNAPIRKGLKTSQKFYCCPIEGCPRGPNRPFSQFSLVKQHFMKMHAEKKHKCDKCSNSYGTEWYLKRHIEVCGKTFQCTCGCPYASRTALLSHIYRTGHEIPAEHRDPPSKKRKMETSIHNQQLAEKANEAFINAHNNNPGTQELESSEVKLAASLEGSCSSNLTNQMQPKCTLKMLLPKPKVALVKLPVMQLAHLPIYVSATDSSVKPAVVAVDNQGSFISTVHLLPQLIGILIPALEAETLVFKDSMPVSKVTNSGDREPVSTGIQVELDTVTLSNTGQEMGNICQKNKISSINIQTDLSYISQNFVPAAAWTPSSSVSSCSQTDLSFSSQVSLPISVQTQTLLPASKLTSSIAAQTDAFSQVCFPMCGISRETQTSRTQDSIDGRVQVDQAVMCSDIFDNVHSSYNVSTHIELPESNLMPANIDQTLLQRNNCKSLNQDTVKSESLISFSTQPNILPPQNTMDNQTQTMDLLSDLENIFSGNMPGQTLDNRGLLSETSSNTDMHLPSGPSQSTGIDFDIEEFFSASNIQTQTEESEFGTLNPEPVLESLDIETQTDFLFSDSATQSYSCRGNSNFLGLEMFDTQTQTDLNFFLDSNTHLPLGSILKQSSFSMSTDSSDTETQTEVYPATKSIPTQNTESKVQLSSAETQTMDSCFENLGSLFLTSNETQTAMDDFLLADLAWNTMESQFSSVETQTCEKLCSLFQSSDKPSH